A DNA window from Brachionichthys hirsutus isolate HB-005 chromosome 10, CSIRO-AGI_Bhir_v1, whole genome shotgun sequence contains the following coding sequences:
- the nlgn2b gene encoding neuroligin-2b translates to MTEKALILDMLLFPLVAASHQGYGGKRHCFSQQVINHFLLLLLGLVLHLTFSSCERVDLKHPIVSTGYGKIRGIRRELNNEILGPVEQFLGVPYATAPIGERRFQPPEAPGSWQEIRNATQFAPVCPQNVHGVLPEIMLPVWFTDNLDAAATYVQNQSEDCLYLNIYVPTEDGPLTKKQDESTMNRPRDEDIRDRRKKPVMLFIHGGSYMEGSGNMFDGSVLAAYGNVIVVTMNYRLGVLGFLSTGDQSAKGNFGLLDQIQALRWLNENIGHFGGDPERITIFGSGAGAACVNLLILSHHSEGLFQRAIAQSGSAISSWAVNYRPIMYAKILAKKVGCTLVNMTELVNCLRKKSFRELVDQDIQPARYHIAFGPVVDGDVVPDDPEILMQQGEFLNYDILLGVNQGEGLKFVDDSEGEDGISAASFDYTISNFVDNLYGYPDGTDILRETIKFMYTDWADRDNSDMRRKTLLALFTDHQWVAPAVATAKLHAEFQSPVFFYTFHHHCQTETRPEWADAAHGDEIPYVFGIPMVGATDLFPCNFSKNDVMLSAVVMTYWTNFAKTGDPNLPVPQDTTFIHTKPNRFEEVIWTKFSSKDKQYLHIGLKPRVRDNYRANKVAFWLELVPHLHSLNKNTSPITVHHPPEGTNPHVPDAGSTPAVVPAYWPDPDPNGSEIPRYTPFPSETRDYSTELSVTVAVGASLLFLNVLAFAALYYKRDKRHELMQRRHRRLSPQRGATMGMGVGMGVVGAPPHNDLALSQEEELMSLQLKQQRVELEHGTPLPSRGIHGDLEPLRPPVCPPDYTLALRRAPEDVPLMTANTITMIPSTISGMQPIHPFNTYPPVPAPSTTPVPSHSNNALPHQHSTTRV, encoded by the exons ATGACTGAAAAAGCTTTGATTTTGGACATGTTGCTTTTTCCTCTCGTTGCCGCTAGCCACCAAGGCTATGGTGGGAAGCGTCACTGTTTTTCTCAGCAGGTCATTAATCACTTTCTGCTCTTGCTTTTGGGACTTGTGCTGCACCTCACCTTTTCTTCGTGCGAACGGGTTGACCTAAAACACCCTATAGTATCCACCGGCTACGGGAAGATACGTGGCATCAGGAGGGAGCTCAACAACGAGATCTTGGGCCCTGTGGAACAGTTCTTAGGTGTGCCATACGCCACCGCTCCTATTGGGGAGCGTCGCTTCCAACCTCCTGAAGCGCCGGGCTCTTGGCAAGAGATTCGGAACGCCACCCAGTTTGCCCCGGTGTGTCCGCAGAATGTCCACGGGGTATTACCGGAGATCATGCTACCGGTGTGGTTCACGGACAACCTGGATGCTGCAGCAACGTACGTTCAGAACCAGAGCGAGGACTGCCTTTACCTGAACATCTACGTGCCAACTGAAGATG GTCCGCTCACAAAAAAGCAAGACGAGTCTACGATGAACAGACCGAGGGATGAAG ATATCCGGGATCGGCGTAAGAAGCCGGTGATGCTGTTCATCCATGGGGGCTCCTACATGGAGGGCTCTGGCAACATGTTTGATGGCAGCGTCCTCGCCGCCTATGGAAATGTCATCGTGGTCACCATGAACTATCGGCTCGGTGTGCTCG GGTTTCTGAGCACAGGGGACCAGTCTGCTAAGGGGAACTTTGGCTTGTTGGACCAGATCCAGGCTCTGCGCTGGCTCAACGAAAACATCGGCCACTTTGGAGGAGACCCAGAGAGGATCACCATCTTTGGCTCCGGAGCTGGTGCTGCCTGTGTgaacctcctcatcctctctcacCACTCGGAAG GTCTGTTCCAGAGGGCCATCGCTCAGAGCGGCTCGGCCATATCCAGCTGGGCAGTCAATTACCGACCCATCATGTACGCCAAAATCCTGGCGAAGAAAGTCGGCTGCACTCTGGTGAACATGACTGAGCTGGTGAACtgcctgaggaagaagagcttcCGGGAGTTAGTGGACCAAGACATCCAGCCCGCGCGTTACCACATCGCATTTGGACCCGTGGTAGATGGGGACGTGGTACCCGATGACCCCGAGATCCTCATGCAGCAG GGCGAGTTCCTGAATTATGACATCTTGCTGGGCGTCAATCAGGGAGAGGGTCTGAAATTTGTGGATGACAGCGAAGGAGAAGACGGAATATCAGCGGCCTCGTTCGACTACACGATCTCAAACTTTGTGGACAATCTGTACGGCTACCCTGATG GCACAGATATCCTCCGGGAGACCATTAAGTTCATGTACACCGACTGGGCCGACAGGGACAACAGCGACATGCGTCGCAAAACCCTCCTGGCTCTGTTCACGGATCACCAGTGGGTCGCCCCGGCCGTCGCCACCGCCAAACTGCACGCCGAGTTCCAGTCGCCTGTCTTCTTCTACACCTTCCACCATCACTGTCAGACCGAGACCAGGCCGGAGTGGGCGGATGCGGCTCACGGAGATGAGATCCCCTATGTGTTCGGCATTCCCATGGTGGGAGCCACGGACCTGTTTCCCTGTAACTTCTCCAAGAACGACGTGATGCTGAGCGCCGTCGTCATGACATACTGGACCAATTTTGCAAAGACGGG GGATCCCAACCTGCCGGTTCCTCAGGACACCACCTTCATCCACACCAAGCCGAACCGCTTCGAGGAGGTCATCTGGACCAAGTTCAGCTCCAAAGACAAGCAGTACTTGCACATCGGCCTGAAGCCTCGTGTCAGAGACAACTACCGGGCCAACAAGGTGGCCTTCTGGCTGGAGTTGGTGCCTCATCTCCACAGCCTCAACAAAAACACCAGCCCGATCACAGTTCACCATCCTCCTGAAGGCACCAACCCCCACGTCCCCGACGCCGGATCCACGCCCGCTGTAGTCCCCGCCTACTGGCCTGATCCCGACCCCAATGGTTCAGAGATACCGCGCTACACCCCGTTCCCCAGTGAGACGAGGGATTACTCCACTGAGCTCAGCGTGACAGTCGCAGTGGGCGCCTCGCTTCTTTTCCTCAACGTGCTAGCCTTCGCCGCTCTTTACTACAAACGCGATAAGCGCCACGAACTCATGCAAAGGCGCCACCGCCGGCTGTCGCCGCAGCGCGGCGCCACGATGGGCATGGGCGTCGGCATGGGAGTGGTCGGGGCCCCGCCACACAACGACCTGGCGCtgagtcaggaggaggagctgatgtcgctgcagctgaagcagcagagagTGGAGCTGGAGCACGGcacgcccctcccctcccgcgGCATTCACGGTGACCTTGAACCTCTGCGGCCTCCCGTGTGCCCACCTGACTACACGCTGGCCCTGCGGCGGGCGCCGGAGGACGTGCCCCTGATGACGGCAAACACCATCACCATGATCCCCAGCACCATCAGCGGCATGCAGCCGATCCACCCCTTCAACACTTACCCCCCCGTGCCGGCGCCCTCCACCACGCCCGTCCCCAGCCACAGCAACAATGCCCTGCCACACCAACACTCCACCACGCGTGTATAG